ATGATCTCCGATGGTAACAAGAACGGTAATGGGAAGTACGTGGAGAGAACAGGGTCGCTGGAGAGTCCGTTGAGGAGGAACATGAACATGTCTCCTTATGTGGATGAAACTAATGATGATGATTTGTCTTcgccaaagaagaagaatgggagCATGCTAAAGAAGTTTGGTGTGTTACTGAAGAAGAGCCAGAAGTGATGACTGatgtaaggaaaaaaaaaactaccattgttgtctttgttgttgttgttgttgccaaACCTGTGTTACGAACTATGTTaacttcttttttcttattgACTAAGCTCAAAACTCTGATCAGTGTTTATGAATCTCAACTTTGTTGTTCCCAAACTATGTTTTATGAACCAGACAGCAAAGTGCAAATCGTAGCTATACATGACACAGCACTCGTCGATCTGGTCTAAATTTTCTTGAGGTTATTACTAAAAGAAACaattcacaaaaaaaagaaacaaaattagaaaattacGGGTAGTTACTACTATAGGCTTCAACAGATTATGGAACTTACTATTATAGTAATGGCTTTAGAGACTCTAGTTTAGCATGAAATAATCGAACAAaccaaatataaatatgaatttcTCAACTTGTTCAGAACAATCCAAAgggaaaacaaacaaacaaacaatgaGATGATTATTGTCACAGTTATGCATAGCAAAAACACATCCTTTTACGACACACAAATAATATACAGACGAGCCTTTTTGGAACACCATCATACTAGTCTGTGCCCGGCATTGGAACCATCATATGCTGACCCTACATTTACATACCAAAGTCATGGAAATTCAGttccttgtttttgttttcaggtATACATACTAGATTTACACAAGTTTCTCTACAATAGAGCcctaatcacaaaaaaaaagatcattgCACAACAGTCTTAAAGGGTCAAAgatgattttcaattttttaaaattagtcACTGGCTGATGATATGTGTGTAGCTGAAAAAATGATTACTGATAAAGCTAATGGATACAGAGGGAATGAGGGCTTAGGGATCTAATACGTAAAGTATAGAAGCGAGATACATGTGTGTGAGTGAGTGAGAGAGAAGATAGGAAAAGTTACTTGAGAGTTTCCGTAAGGAGCTTGTGAGAAAGAGGCTTGGTGAGCAAGCTGCGAGAACTGCCAGATGGTAAAAACAAACTCCGTGATTTATCAGActaaagaaaaaacagaggaaacgtGCAACAGATAGATTTATCAAAAGGGCATGAGAGATTATGGAGACAAAAAAGTACCTGGCCATTTTGGCTTGATTGGCCATCTCTCTTTGCATTCGCATCCCCGCCTTTGGCTGATCCCTTTGTGTCACCCTATACCGATATATTAAAAGAGGAGATGAGGGAAGAATCAATGGTTTGATGACAAGTAGATAATTCTCTAAAACATGTTTACAAGTTTCTAGGAATGGAGAAGGGAAGAACCACTGACCTCCATCTGAGATTTTCCAAGTAGTGGAACAAAGGGCAAAAACAGAGTAAGTTAGTGAACTCCAAAAAAACACACTCTTGATGATGAAAATAGAAAGAGTAGTAAATAAGCAGAAGAAGATTGATTTCACCTCTCTGTATCTAGTGAGGTAAACCTTGAGGGGATCGATGTAGTCTTCAAAACCTAAAGTGGCCATAGCCCAAAGCAAATCATCTCCATTGATGGTCTTCCGTTTCTCTCTTTGGCACTTATCACTCGCTCTGCtcatcaaaaaaaatcaaacattttttctcagtttaaaaagaaaaaaaactgaatctTAACCCTGAAGAAGTACATAGAGAACCCAAACAAAGAAGTACAAGAAGCATCAAAAAAGACGTAAACTTTTTCAATCAAAATTAACTACACAAAGGGGCACACGAGTAGTAAAGTTTAAGACTTTATGAAATCTAAAGCTCCATGTAGGGTCAAAAAGGGGCATATACTCGGAggtgatgaagctgatgaactcGGAGACACATTCCTGGACAATCTCCTTGGCGTCTTTGGCGATCTTACCGTTAGCAGGGAGCCCTCTTTTCATTATTCGGCTTATGTTCGCAATCGGTAGAAACCTGTCTTGCTCCCGCACGTGCGACGACGACGACCTTGGGCTTTGGTCTCCGCCGCTCTCACCGCCGCCGCCTCCTCCGGGACTCTTTGCCTGCTGCGACTCCGCCATCTACATACACAAACAAACCCTAACATCTCCCAATTAGcttaaacaatttaaaaaatgaaatgaaaaaaaaaatggagaagaCGAGAGAGAGGAGATGATTTGAATTTACCGGCAGAAGAATTCGAAAAAAGGGCGGGAGTGAGATAGAGAGGTGTTGATTggaggaaggaaggaaggataGCTGGGAAGAGAGATCGGGGCAAGGAAGAGATTGATCGGACGCTTGAGAAGGAAGAGAGATGAGAGTGTCTGCGATTTGAGATTTTAGGTTTTCTgacttttctctctttttatcaCCACCGttcgttttctttcttttctttctcttttcatattttaatatccactctctctcttttttttttcttattcttcaTTTCCTCGCTGGCTGATATTCTACCAAATCCTTTCGTGCCACGTGTCTTCCTATTTAAACATGCTTTggctgatttttgttttttttttgtttttaaattagtGTTATTTTGTTTACAGTTTCTGAAATAGCACTGAAAAGCACTAGATCgttatataaccaaaataaaatcatttttaactttaaaaGTGGTAGCACTACATTAAAATAAGTTGATGATATTATGGATGGATTAGATTCAATATATTCCTTTGTTGCTGAATAGTAAAATTGGTCAGCAAGGATTGCAATAAGAAATATCTCAGCAAAACTACTAAACCACAAATATAAAGTTTACATAATTCAATTCCACAATAGCATATATCACAAGAACGAAGACAAATAATTAATTTCGTGTAGGAGGTCCAAATTTTCTAACAAAAACAAGACGCAGAAAAAGCCAGCTAAACTTGAAATAGTGAAAAAATAACAACATAATAATTCACAATCCCAAATAAATCACGTAgttctaaaaattaaataaaaatccagcTCGAAGCGTTTCTCGTAAGCTCGAGTCTCCAAAAACAGTCTTACcctcaaaaactaaaaaactaaaaaatcaagAGAAAGACCAGAGACAACGTGAAAGCACATTAAGGAGTGTGCAAGCATATCATGCATCCTATACAAAACCAATTACTCTACTACCGAGGTGTTGGCGTCAAGACAGACTCATCAATAGACGCATAGTTCTCACGCATCCCCCCCATGTTGAACGACGACGAATGCGCCGAGCTCCTTGAAAACTCATCCGACACCCCTCCTCTTCCCACCAAAGCTTCCTTCTCCATCCTTATCGCGTCTTGTATATCCTTCTGCACCTCAGACATGGACGGTCTCATGTTCCCGTGTGGCTTCACACACAGCAACGCCTTCTCCGCGATCTTCCACATTGACTGGAGACTGTAGTCGTCCTCCGCTAGCGCTGGATCTATGATCCCTCTTATGTCCCCGTTGTCTATATGCATCTTCGCCTACACAAAACCAAAACCGAATCCACTTTAAAACCGGTAATAAACTCCTTTTTAGACCAAACAAACGAAAACTCTGTTACCATTTTTTCTGAACTTTCAActtaaaattaactttttaaactggaattaaccaaaaaaacagGAGCCGAACCGAAAACAAACTTGACCCAAAATTATCTTGGATATTATCCAGTTCGGTTACCAAACCAAAAGCAAAAATAACGAACcgatttttctaaataaaacatatcccatatttttgaatagaaaaaacccaaaacctaaaaaaaacaaaataaaccgaaccaaacGGATACCCGAAATGCCCCGCGTGGATAAACTTTCGCTATGGGATCtcaacaaaccaaacaaaaaaacggaatgcaagaaaacaagaaaacaagaaaatgaaACTAACCCATTGGACTATGTTCCTGCAGTTGACACCGAAGTTTTCATTAGATATGGCTTCTTGGCCTGATATAAGCTCAAGAAGAATGACTCCAAAGCTATATACGTCACTCTTCTCCGTTAACTGCTGCGATATATAGTACCTATATAAACAACATTATGTCAAGTGTCACAAAGTTAAAGATCTGTGGCGTTAGTTTGTGTGTCTATAGCTTACTCTGGGTCTAGGTATCCAACTGTGCCCCGGACAATGCTGGAAACATGCGAGGTTCCGTCAACCGCGAGTTTCGACAAACCGAAATCTGAAACCTTTGCTCTCATGTGTTTATCAAGTAAGATGTTACTTGTCTTGAGATCCCTGTGTATGATCGCTGGAACACACCCTGTGTGAAGATACTCGATCCCTACACAAACACAATCAAAATCAGATAActctttctgtttttgttttgtgataAGGTTTGTCCAACAACCTCTGGCTGCATCTTCTGCTATCTCAAGCCGTTTGATCCAGCTGATTCTCCTGTCTCGTGGTACCACACCTGAACAAGAAAACATAACGTTAAACGCGAAACTGTTGCAACAATAGAGTCTTAAGGAAGATATGTTTTTACCGTAAAGATGCTCTTTTAAAGTCCCGTTGTGCATGAACTCATACACGAGCAAGTTTCTTCCCTCTTCTTGGCAATAACCAAGAAACTGGACAAGGTTTCTATGATGTATCCTTGAGAGTAACGTAACctacacaaaagaaaacaataaaccACACACTAAGAAAGCTTGATCACTTGTGTGGTGCACATATTGACATGGGTTATTATACTACCTCGTTTGCGAACTCTCTCTTCCCTTGGTACGAGTTATTAGCAAGAACCTTCACTGCAATCTCCTTCCCCTCTTTCGTTAACCCGTAGTACACAATCCCAAAACCTCCTGATCCAATCCTCTTCTCAAACTTGTTTGTAGCTTCCTCGATCTCGTGGAGCGTGAAGCAATGCGCAGCGTCTCCGTGAGCTTCGCTCAAGGTAGATGACGCTCTTTGAACATGAGTGGGACGAGTTGTTAACTCAGCTGAAgtttttctcatctttttgtcCTTCTTCAGTTTGCACATGCACATGAGAGAGATGATGGTGACTATCAGCAGAATAATAGCACCAAGTGAGGCACCAATTATGACACCGAGCTTCTTCCCTTTATCTCCACCTTCTCTGAGATTAATGTTCCCAGAGAAGCTGCAAGATtcacaaagaaaaacatgagTGTAATGATTGATCTAGCTAGGAACTATTCATGCTAAAAACACTTACTTGGAGATCACGTTTTTGGTCAGGCTTGATGGTATTTTTCCCATTAGCATATTATTCTGCAAGTACCTGCAACCATCATGCAGGTTAGGGTGATGTAGATTAACACAACCATGTCTTGCCATATCAAACAAGTAGCTTACAGTTCGGTCAGATTTGGGAGCTTAGCCAACGAGGAAGGGATCTTCCCTGTTAGCCGGTTGTTCTCCAGGTGACTGCCACATCAAAAAACATTTAGTCCATCAGCATTTATACAAAACCAATACACAAAACTTTGGGTCCAAAAGAGAGTAATCTTTTACATTATCTTCAGGTTCAGACACCTAGAGAAGTCCGGTATTGAACCTGTCAAAGAGTTCCCGTCAAGCATTCTGCCATGGACAAGAAGTTGCAACATCATCAATAACACAGCAACACATCTATCTGTTTCCAAAGATACTAAAGTGAGAGTAACTTACAACTCAGCCAAACCAGTCAACTGTGTCAGTTCAGTAGGTACCTCTCCAGTCAAGTTCATATTCGACAGCTTTCTGCAGTTATAACAAGCCAAGTAAAAACAATGAACCTTAACATATTCAAGTACAGCTACTAAGATAAGACATCCTTACACAGCAACAACTCTTGGCTGCGGATCCGAATTGCACGTCACCCATGACCACGGTGAAGGTAAACATGGGTCACCACCTTCTTGACCCCATGAGGTTGAAGAATATAGAGATGCCACATTAGCCATAACAGTCGCTGCAACACAAACAGCCATCTTAGTTAGACCCACAACACTTAACACTAAAACCCACAAACAAAAAACGTAAACTCACCATCAACCGAACCATCACTCTTCTCCAGGTACTTACTAATCTCCATAGCATTCAGAATAGGTCCTCTAGAGGAATCAGCCGTTTTAGCGAACCGGAAGTTGAGCACATAAGGAAGTGATATGTTTTTATAGCCAGGCTCGTAGACCTTGTACGCTCTCTGTGTGTTCTCCTTGACGTCAACAATAGATTTGCTGTAGTCAGGATGATCAGGTAGAATCAACCTGAACTTCCTCGACTCGTCCTCAGCCAAATCCTCTATCTCAGCAAAGTATGTGACCGCCCATCCATTACCAGGGAAGCCCTCTAGATTCATCCTGTAGGTTAAGGACCCGTTTGTTCCCACCACAGCCGTCTGCATCACCTTCTGCGGCGGTTTCTCCATCACGGCACCGTTCTCGATAGGCGATGTGGTTGACACTCTCATGGTACCAGCAGCAACGTCCACAAGATAGTTGGCCTTCTTTAGCAAATCTGATTCCCATATTCTATCATAAGGATCATCCGGATACCTACAATCAACACAATGTGAACACAAGAAGCAGATTATGAACTTTTGTTTTCATACCCTTTCTGTTTCATATTTATTGTTGTTCTGacttaaaattttgtttcatttttaaatatggtTTTTAATGCAGATGTTTGtcatttttcataattttatccCTATTCTCTTActtcattaattaataaataaaatcaaaatagtatACTGATTAGTGGTATAACAGAACATTTAGTTGTTTTTTATGTTTAGTTGTTTTCTTAATGTGTGAAACAACCTTAAGGGAcattaaaatgaaaatgaatggagtatatattaagaaaacgcATTAAGTCACTATTATAAATGCATCATTCTTTGCAGTTATCAATTTCAATAACTTCCAACCAATAATAATTCAATAATTCtcttgaaatttatatttttttcataagaaacataaaaaaaactatctttGTGAAaccattttttctaaaaaaaaaatctatcttaatagaacagagggagtatacaCTGACCTCACAGGATCTTCAGTTTCTGCACCAAAGTTTATCCGTGCGGCAACACTGAGATGAAACTTGTCTTCAAAATCAGTGAGATACATCGAACCATTCAACTGTCTAAGCTCAAGTGTCGATATAAAAGGCTGCCCCGTCGTGGCATTGGACAAACAAACGCTGACACTAGGACTAGAAGCCAGAAACACAAGCTCTGCCGTTTCAACAGTGGCGGCTTCGGAGATAACAATGGTCGTCCAGTGAGTGGCTCCAAGGGAGATATCGAATTTAGGATACACATTGTTGCTGTCGAAGTTGCCGTAGAGGAAAGTGGCTCTCACGAGGTAACGGTTCCTGCTCGTGACATTGAGGGTGTAGCAGTATTTTCTTGAATCAGCAGGGAAGTGTCTAAGAGTCGTGTACTGAGTCTTAGTTTCGTTGAGTGAAGATATCTTGGCGGTTGATCCGTAGAGGAGATGATCATCAGGTGTCCAGTTAAGTCCAAATTCATCGGTGAATGGCTCTGTACCTCCACAATCCAAGCTCACAAACCTGCCCTTATCAACAACAGACACAAAGTTTCAATCTTTATGTTAGAATTGACTTCAATTCCCATAAAGACTCCATCTTTTTCAAAACCCTTGTCACACTTAGTTCACATGAACAAGAATCTTTACTAAAAACATCAGAAAGTACTAAAAAGACAGACAATTACCTGCCGATTGAGCAGATGAAGAAGTGAAGAGACAAGTGGAAACTAACAGAGAGGAAAAAAGCAGAGAGATTCTCATCTTCTCCTGCTCGGACAGAACACTTTGCAACAGTTTATCATAAAAtgggaagaagaaaaaagtgaaTATGATCTAagaaaagttagaaaaaaatgaaagttcCCAGAAACAGAACCTAAAGTTAAGTACTTGTCTTAAactcttgagagagagagatctgatTAACACAAGTAAAAAACAGCGTGGAAGAGATGAGTTTGTTTCTTCCTCGTTAAGTGTTTGCTTTTTGATGTGAGCAGCTTTTGTACAGCAGTGGAGGGAGAGAAAGAGGTGTTAAAGGTGAAACATGGGGTCCATCTACGCCTGGACTCTACTGGCTTCGAGTTTTTGACATCTAACGGTTCTTATGgctttaaatttaattcaatGGTCCAGATCGTGTGTGGTCCAACTTTCCATAACGTAGACGATTCTTAATCCACTGCTGTTTATACCAAAATGGTGTCGTTTCGTGTTTCCGGATATTTATAAACGAATCTTTATAGTCATTTACATGTTTATTTAAGGGAAAATGATTAATTTGTAACTGATAAAAACGATAATATTCTAAAACTACGTGATTCTGAAATATCATTATGCTAAACATGAATCTGATTAATGGCAGAAATTTCGTTTTTATTCGGTATATTCTTGACTTTATTCTTAGTTTAGTAAAGATACTTGACTATTTTGTCAACATATACATAGAATAAGCTAGAGTAGGTTTTAAACCATATACGTCGAATTGTTTTTGTACCCAAAGAAGGAAATAAACAACATTGATTGTGTATTTGTTGACATTAATAGGAAATTTGATCATTAACTACTATATAAATCGACCCTAGTGACTTAGACAAGTGGGACACACGTGACAGCATTCCCAACATAAGTCTCCCACATACATGTGTTATGGTTTTATAGTGTTTTCTAAAACTTGAAATTCAATGTTTTGTAACATGTTAACTTGAGTGAAACATTTATAATACTTTTCTAATACATcttgtttatttacaatatatttatggtaaataaatgaaaataatcattttattcattttatatggtatataataatatttcaaagatattgacataaatatatagtatatttaatataaatatttattattgagacttcctactcatatgattttttaacatttgataatttgatgtaacaaaaaatttaaaccattaaTCTCAAAATGTTCGTTGTGgtatcaaatttcaaaattaaaatattaaggtttcaatgcaaatttcgaaattaacatatttatatatttttaatggtacatagtttaattaaaagatattcatattaatatgattttatgatcatttggattttattataacaaaaattaagcCATTGATTACAGAATTTTCAAAGGgtctttaacattttttgcattttaaagtatttaaaaaaaaattcaaaatatacatataagaaaaaatctaatttttattatatggttaatttgattgtttgatttcttttaatatataaattaaacaaaaataaaaaaggatgcaaaaattgttatcaaatctttattattcctaatattaattgtcatatatatactaatcatattaggtagttgcttttatttaaggaaataatacATGCttcttatattttgtattaatataatGTTTTCTTAGGAATTAAATCCTGGACCAACATTTTTTCAATTGATTCTTAAGCTACCATATAAGATTAATTGGTATCTTAATTAAGTGACAactcaataaatatatttggtaattattaaaattacagtttacaactttttaaatgtttttctattaatatataggagatatatatatatatattatatattatatatatatatatttggtgaGATTAATCCTCATCATCGTCTAGACTAACATAGAAtcttagaaattatttttataactgcTAAAGGTAGAGATATTACAAATACCTTTTGTAAATAAGTTATGTTGATATTGTGCTGATTTTGatactatttaaattattattaggTTACCActcaaattattatataaatattccGTAAATAAGTGTTTTAAATCATTTtacaacataaaaattaaattatttatttaaaagaagtaagatattatataattttaaaagatattactTTGCATTATAATATAAtctactattatttgagaagttatTTTGATGATTTATCATTTCtcatgattttagatattttact
This genomic stretch from Raphanus sativus cultivar WK10039 chromosome 3, ASM80110v3, whole genome shotgun sequence harbors:
- the LOC108844481 gene encoding nuclear transcription factor Y subunit B-8; protein product: MAESQQAKSPGGGGGGESGGDQSPRSSSSHVREQDRFLPIANISRIMKRGLPANGKIAKDAKEIVQECVSEFISFITSEASDKCQREKRKTINGDDLLWAMATLGFEDYIDPLKVYLTRYREMEGDTKGSAKGGDANAKRDGQSSQNGQFSQLAHQASFSQAPYGNSQGQHMMVPMPGTD
- the LOC108847603 gene encoding probable LRR receptor-like serine/threonine-protein kinase At1g67720, yielding NFVSVVDKGRFVSLDCGGTEPFTDEFGLNWTPDDHLLYGSTAKISSLNETKTQYTTLRHFPADSRKYCYTLNVTSRNRYLVRATFLYGNFDSNNVYPKFDISLGATHWTTIVISEAATVETAELVFLASSPSVSVCLSNATTGQPFISTLELRQLNGSMYLTDFEDKFHLSVAARINFGAETEDPVRYPDDPYDRIWESDLLKKANYLVDVAAGTMRVSTTSPIENGAVMEKPPQKVMQTAVVGTNGSLTYRMNLEGFPGNGWAVTYFAEIEDLAEDESRKFRLILPDHPDYSKSIVDVKENTQRAYKVYEPGYKNISLPYVLNFRFAKTADSSRGPILNAMEISKYLEKSDGSVDATVMANVASLYSSTSWGQEGGDPCLPSPWSWVTCNSDPQPRVVAVKLSNMNLTGEVPTELTQLTGLAELMLDGNSLTGSIPDFSRCLNLKIIHLENNRLTGKIPSSLAKLPNLTELYLQNNMLMGKIPSSLTKNVISNFSGNINLREGGDKGKKLGVIIGASLGAIILLIVTIISLMCMCKLKKDKKMRKTSAELTTRPTHVQRASSTLSEAHGDAAHCFTLHEIEEATNKFEKRIGSGGFGIVYYGLTKEGKEIAVKVLANNSYQGKREFANEVTLLSRIHHRNLVQFLGYCQEEGRNLLVYEFMHNGTLKEHLYGVVPRDRRISWIKRLEIAEDAARGIEYLHTGCVPAIIHRDLKTSNILLDKHMRAKVSDFGLSKLAVDGTSHVSSIVRGTVGYLDPEYYISQQLTEKSDVYSFGVILLELISGQEAISNENFGVNCRNIVQWAKMHIDNGDIRGIIDPALAEDDYSLQSMWKIAEKALLCVKPHGNMRPSMSEVQKDIQDAIRMEKEALVGRGGVSDEFSRSSAHSSSFNMGGMRENYASIDESVLTPTPR